The nucleotide sequence GGGCTCGAGGGTCACGTAGAGAGTGGCCTGCCGCAAATCGTTCCGGTGCCTTGCGGCCAGGGCGGCGGACAGGGCTTCCATCTCGGCGTGGGCCAGGGGGGAAACGGTTTCGCCCCGATTCCGGCCCTCGAAGAAAGACCCGTCGGGACAGGCGAGGACGGCCCCCACGGGCACGTCCCCGTCGCGGCCCGCCTCGGCGGCGAGGACAAGGGCCCGTTGCATCCAGTCCCGCGACTCCATGGGGGCCTCCCTGGCCCACAAACATAGCACGAGGGCCGGAGGAGGCGAGGGGCC is from Acidobacteriota bacterium and encodes:
- a CDS encoding nucleoside deaminase; the encoded protein is MESRDWMQRALVLAAEAGRDGDVPVGAVLACPDGSFFEGRNRGETVSPLAHAEMEALSAALAARHRNDLRQATLYVTLEPCLMCLGALVHARIGGLVYAAPEPRFGGVAHLQALWKEGRYPHRFPVASGLMEEEARALLREFFGARRGGLSPPAP